Proteins encoded within one genomic window of Cucumis sativus cultivar 9930 chromosome 3, Cucumber_9930_V3, whole genome shotgun sequence:
- the XSP30 gene encoding uncharacterized protein LOC101221335 precursor gives MKEIVLSIIVAFSLTTQLAIAVPPNYGYGVGYGGVPGATHLVGRDGLCLEMSPWYKPAGINFPTRLSPCDEKKQTQLWTIVGDGTIRPMNDKFCLAAEVFYGVINKAVVSECGKVSDPNKKWTQKNDGTIALVDSRMVLTGDLDYVTLQSNKYTPSQSWEVTESLNSMVANIEWLNNLCLQSTDDSSHVGLNGCNTDNKYQRWALYADGTIRQHVNKNYCLTSDQDFGRFVVVSKCEDKPQQRWSLDAKDYTIDHPNTDMVLDVFSVPDSTFPSVLVTNRRDGSASQRWTIIN, from the coding sequence ATGAAAGAAATTGTGTTGAGCATCATTGTAGCCTTCTCACTCACCACCCAACTTGCCATCGCAGTGCCCCCCAACTATGGATATGGAGTTGGATATGGAGGCGTCCCTGGAGCCACACATCTTGTGGGTCGAGATGGATTGTGTTTAGAGATGTCTCCATGGTACAAACCTGCAGGTATTAATTTTCCAACTCGATTATCACCATGTGACGAGAAGAAACAAACTCAATTATGGACGATTGTCGGAGATGGCACAATTCGACCCAtgaatgataaattttgcttGGCTGCTGAAGTTTTTTATGGGGTCATAAATAAAGCAGTAGTAAGTGAGTGTGGTAAAGTATCAGATCCTAACAAGAAATGGACCCAGAAGAATGACGGAACCATAGCCCTCGTCGATTCAAGAATGGTTCTAACAGGAGATTTAGACTATGTGACATTGCAAAGTAACAAATATACACCATCACAAAGTTGGGAAGTCACGGAAAGTTTAAACTCAATGGTTGCAAACATCGAATGGCTTAACAACTTGTGTTTGCAATCCACAGACGATTCAAGTCATGTGGGATTGAATGGATGTAATACAGACAATAAGTACCAAAGATGGGCATTGTATGCAGATGGAACCATTCGACAACATGTGAACAAAAACTATTGCTTGACTTCTGACCAAGATTTTGGTCGCTTTGTAGTTGTGTCTAAATGTGAAGACAAACCGCAACAACGTTGGAGTCTTGATGCTAAAGACTATACTATTGACCATCCCAACACTGACATGGTCCTAGATGTGTTTAGTGTGCCTGATTCTACTTTTCCGTCAGTACTCGTTACGAACCGTCGTGATGGAAGTGCTAGCCAAAGATGGACTATTATTAACTAA
- the LOC101221094 gene encoding probable 3-hydroxyisobutyrate dehydrogenase-like 3, mitochondrial, with the protein MQTPYPNPISPTKTRIGWIGIGVMGAAMATRLLSAGYSLSIYARTPSKALDLQSKGALLVNSVLQLAQTSDIVFTMVGHPSDVRQNVLDENGILQGLNPGGVIVDTTSSHPALARDIFIAARAKGCWAVDAPVSGGDIGARDGKLAIFGGGDEGVVNWLLPLFQVLGKVTYVGEAGCGQSCKIANQFAISANLLGLSEGLVFAERAGLDMKKFVEAVRGGGAWSMAMELFAERMIGRDFRPGGFAEYMVKDLGMGVDVVEEGEDERVVVLPGAALTKQLFSAMVANGDGKFGNQGLISVIERLNGK; encoded by the exons ATGCAAACTCCTTACCCCAACCCCATTTCTCCCACCAAAACTCGTATTGGATGGATTGGCATCGGAGTTATGGGCGCCGCTATGGCCACTCGTCTCCTCTCCGCAGGttactctctctctatctACGCTCGTACCCCTTCCAAAGCTCTTGATTTACAATCCAAAGGGGCTCTTCTTGTTAACTCTGTTTTACAATTAGCTCAGACCAGCGATATTGTTTTCACAATGGTGGGTCACCCATCAGATGTTCGACAAAATGTCCTAGACGAGAATGGGATCCTACAAGGCTTGAATCCTGGTGGCGTCATCGTTGACACCACTAGTAGCCACCCCGCACTTGCCCGCGACATATTTATCGCTGCTCGTGCAAAAG GTTGTTGGGCTGTGGACGCACCGGTGTCAGGGGGTGACATTGGGGCTAGAGATGGAAAGTTAGCCATTTTTGGTGGTGGAGATGAAGGGGTAGTGAATTGGTTATTACCTTTGTTTCAAGTGTTGGGAAAAGTAACATATGTAGGTGAAGCTGGGTGTGGGCAGAGTTGCAAGATAGCAAACCAGTTTGCAATTTCGGCGAATTTGTTGGGGCTGAGTGAAGGGTTGGTGTTTGCGGAGCGAGCGGGGTTGGACATGAAGAAGTTTGTGGAAGCTGTGAGGGGAGGGGGAGCATGGTCAATGGCAATGGAACTGTTTGCTGAGAGGATGATAGGAAGGGACTTTAGGCCTGGTGGGTTTGCTGAGTATATGGTGAAGGATTTAGGAATGGGTGTGGATGTTGTGGAAGAAGGGGAAGATGAGAGGGTTGTAGTGTTGCCAGGAGCTGCATTGACCAAGCAATTGTTCTCTGCAATGGTGGCGAATGGAGATGGAAAATTTGGCAATCAAGGCTTAATCTCTGTTATTGAGAGGCTTAATGGCAAGTGA